The region AAATAAACCCCGGCCGAAGCCGGGGTTTCATCACCTTGCGGTGCTCGTCAGATTAGACGAACATGCCGACGAGCTGGGACAGGCCCTCAGCGATCTTGACGAACGGTTCCAGGAAGGTTACCACTGTCTGCAGGTCAGTAGCGAATGCGGAAGAACCTTCTGCGAAGTCCGTGAATGCCTGGGAGGAAGTTTCCATTGTTTACTCCTAGAAAGTAGGTATTGAGGGGATTTTCGGATGCTGTAAGAGCTCTTTATATCAAAGCTCCAACGCGGTTATTAGGCAGCGTCTACTCAGCCTGCTGGGACTCAACAACCGCGCGGGTTTCCGGGAACCAGTCAGCAGCCGAAGAGGTGGTCAGGGCATCGAAACCGTTGGACAGATTAGTGACGGCGTCACCGATGTTGGACAGAATCGTCTTCCAAGCCTCCCAGGTGTCGATGAAGTTGTCCAGGTGAACCTGAATGATAGAGAGATCCATTTGAGCTCCTAGTAGTAATCCCGGGCACTCAGCCCCGGAGAGGGGGTTTGCGGTTTTGCAGACACCCTCAGCGGGCGTCGCAAGAAGTATTTTGCCACAAGCTGAAAGACAGTCAAGCTGGATTTGGCCAGACAGTTTTCATCTCGCACTCAGGTTTCTCACTACCGTCGCGTAGGTTGTCAAACGTCACATCCACCCCTTAGGCAGCTAACCTGCAGAAATACGTAAATGGACTGACTTTTTATATTAAATTCACCTAAAATGCGTAACGCTGAATTAAAAGCTTTCGATGTCTAAAGTTCGAAATTGCTTCTTTTAGGGTGAAAATTCTTTCCCTCGAGAGGCCATTTTTACCCCCCTTCCGGGGTGAGCTGAGTCATTCTCTGGCGGCAGAATTGACCCCACAACATCGTCGAGCTGGCCCAATGTTTGCAATTCGCACTCTAAAGCGGCTTGAGGGTTATCCCGTCACGAAACCACACCAGGCACACAAGTTGTGTAGCGACACGCAATTTCACCCAGGTTCTTTCCAGGTTGCTAGTTCAAACGAGCTCTAGACACGCTGTTTCAGCCGCATTATTTCTTGAAGCCTTTTCGCTCTTGTTTTCGGGTGGTTACGTGCAAAGAAACTATTCTGGCGCTTCTGCGCTGTTGTGTGGCTATTCCTTATACTCTTGTTGACTTTGTGCTGGAGGCCTTCTGAGGGCGTTCTGGGGCTGTTTAGGGCTGGGTACGGCAAAGCCCCGCAGGGCCGCGGTGTGCGGTGCTGCGGGGCTGGTGAGCGTTGTGCTCGCTATGCCGTGTGTTTGCCGTGTGGCTGGGTTACATCATGCCGCCCATACCACCCATGGCGTCCGCGTCAGGCATGCCGTTGGAGCCGGCTGGCTCTGGCTTGTCGGCGACGACTGCCTCGGTGGTGAGGAACAGTGCGGCGATGGATGCGGCGTTCTGCAGTGCAGAGCGGGTGACCTTGACCGGGTCGTTGATGCCAGCCTCCATGAGGTTGACGTACTCGCCGGTGGCGGCATTGAGGCCCTCGCCTGGGTTCAGGGAGGCGACCTTGTCAGCGACGACGCCTGGCTCCAGGCCGGCGTTGTGGGCGATCTGCTTCAGCGGTGCGGACAGTGCTTCGCGGACGATCTTCACGCCGGTTGCTTCGTCACCGGTGAGGTCAGACAGGCCGTCGAGTGCGGATGCGGCCTGCAGGAGGGCAACACCACCGCCGGCGACGATGCCTTCTTCGACTGCAGCCTTAGCGTTGCGCACGGCGTCCTCGATGCGGTGCTTGCGCTCCTTGAGTTCGACCTCGGTGGCAGCGCCGACCTTGAGGACTGCCACGCCGCCGGACAGCTTAGCCAGGCGCTCCTGCAGCTTCTCACGGTCGTAGTCGGAGTCGGATGCTTCGATTTCGCCGCGGATCTGCTTGATGCGGCCGTCGATCTGCTCCTGGGAGCCGGCACCCTGGACGATGGTGGTCTCATCCTTGGTGACAACGACCTTGCGGGCCTGGCCCAGCAGCGGCAGGTCGGCGGTCTCCAGGGACAGGCCAACCTCTTCGGAGATAACCTGTCCGCCGGTCAGAATGGCCATATCCTGCAGGGTGGCCTTGCGGCGGTCACCGAAGCCCGGGGCCTTCACAGCAACGGACTTGAAGGTGCCGCGGATCTTGTTGACAACGAGGGTGGACAGGGCTTCGCCCTCGACGTCCTCGGCGATGATCAGCAGCGGCTTGCCGGACTGCATGACCTTCTCCAGAACCGGGACGAGGTCCTTGATGTTGGAGATCTTGGAAGAAACCAGCAGGATGTACGGATCCTCCAGGACTGCTTCCTGGCGCTCCATGTCGGTGGCGAAGTAACCGGAGATGTAGCCCTTATCAAAGCGCATACCCTCGGTGACCTCGAGGTCGACGCCGAAGGTGTTGGACTCTTCGACGGTAATGACGGAATCCTTGTTCACCGCACCGTTGCCAACGGTGTACATAGCTTCCGCAATCTTTTCACCGATTGCCGGGTCAGCAGCAGAGATACCTGCGGTGGTAGCGATCTGCTCCTGGGTTTCTACTTCCTTAGCGGAAGACAGCAGGGAATCGACCACGAGCTTGGTGGCGTTTTCGATGCCGCGCTTGATACCCATCGGGTTGGAGCCAGCAGCAACGTTGCGCAGGCCTTCGCGAACCAGTGCCTGTGCCAGGACGGTTGCGGTGGTGGTGCCGTCGCCTGCGACGTCGTCAGTCTTCTTGGCGACTTCCTTGACCAGCTCAGCGCCGATCTTCTCGTAGGGATCCTCCAGCTCGATCTCGCGAGCGATGGAAACACCGTCGTTAGTAATGGTCGGTGCGCCCCAGGACTTCTCCAGGACGACGTTGCGGCCCTTCGGGCCCAGGGTGACCTTGACGGCGTCGGCCAGGGTGTTGAGGCCACGCTCGAGACCGCGGCGGGCCTCCTCATCAAAGGCGATAATCTTTGCCATGGTGTTTGTGCTCCTTGTATTCGTTGAGGACGACACTCACGTCAATGGCTACGTGGCCGCCCGCGACGGCACGATTGGT is a window of Corynebacterium camporealensis DNA encoding:
- the groL gene encoding chaperonin GroEL (60 kDa chaperone family; promotes refolding of misfolded polypeptides especially under stressful conditions; forms two stacked rings of heptamers to form a barrel-shaped 14mer; ends can be capped by GroES; misfolded proteins enter the barrel where they are refolded when GroES binds); this encodes MAKIIAFDEEARRGLERGLNTLADAVKVTLGPKGRNVVLEKSWGAPTITNDGVSIAREIELEDPYEKIGAELVKEVAKKTDDVAGDGTTTATVLAQALVREGLRNVAAGSNPMGIKRGIENATKLVVDSLLSSAKEVETQEQIATTAGISAADPAIGEKIAEAMYTVGNGAVNKDSVITVEESNTFGVDLEVTEGMRFDKGYISGYFATDMERQEAVLEDPYILLVSSKISNIKDLVPVLEKVMQSGKPLLIIAEDVEGEALSTLVVNKIRGTFKSVAVKAPGFGDRRKATLQDMAILTGGQVISEEVGLSLETADLPLLGQARKVVVTKDETTIVQGAGSQEQIDGRIKQIRGEIEASDSDYDREKLQERLAKLSGGVAVLKVGAATEVELKERKHRIEDAVRNAKAAVEEGIVAGGGVALLQAASALDGLSDLTGDEATGVKIVREALSAPLKQIAHNAGLEPGVVADKVASLNPGEGLNAATGEYVNLMEAGINDPVKVTRSALQNAASIAALFLTTEAVVADKPEPAGSNGMPDADAMGGMGGMM